In the genome of Sander vitreus isolate 19-12246 chromosome 13, sanVit1, whole genome shotgun sequence, one region contains:
- the rnf121 gene encoding E3 ubiquitin ligase RNF121: MAGVFEVEVDGVEHDHGLEHHDAPHQFDVSKLSPEEKWRVEHAKMHAKHKGHEAMHAEMVLILIVTLVVAQLVLVQWKQRHPKSYNLVTLFQMWVVPLYFTTKLHWWRFLTTWFIFSVITAYISYRATRKPLACTTPRLVYKWFLLLYKISYATGIVGYSVVMFTLFGINLIFRIKPEDAMDFGVSLLFYGLYYGVLGRDFAEMCADFMASTVGYYSASGMPTKHLSDNICAVCGQPILVDVSEEGIIENTYRLSCNHVFHEFCIRGWCIVGKKQMCPYCKEKVDLKRMFSNPWERPHVMYGQLLDWLRYLVAWQPVIIGFVQGINYILGLE, translated from the exons ATGGCCGGGGTGTTTGAGGTGGAGGTTGATGGTGTAGAGCATGACCATGGACTGGAGCATCACGATGCACCGCACCAG TTTGATGTATCCAAGCTTTCACCAGAAGAGAAGTGGAG GGTGGAGCATGCAAAAATGCATGCCAAACACAAAGGTCATGAGGCCATGCACGCAGAGATGGTGTTGATCCTTATAGTCACCCTTGTCGTCGCCCAGCTAGTCCTTGTGCAGTGGAAACAGAGACATCCAAAGTCATACAAT CTGGTGACTCTGTTCCAGATGTGGGTAGTTCCTCTCTATTTTACtaccaaacttcactggtggAGGTTCCTGACCACGTGGTTTATCTTCTCTGTCATCACAGCGTACATCTCTTACCGTGCCACTCGCAAGCCGCTGGCCTGCACCACACCGAG GTTGGTGTATAAGTGGTTCCTCCTCCTCTACAAGATCAGCTATGCCACAGGAATAGTTGGCTACAGTGTCGTCATGTTTACACTTTTTGGTATAAACCTAATTTTCAG GATAAAGCCAGAGGATGCAATGGACTTTGGCGTTTCACTACTATTCTACGGTCTGTACTACGGGGTCTTAGGAAGGGACTTTGCAGAGATGTGTGCCGACTTCATGGCTTCAACTGTCGGG TATTACAGTGCATCCGGCATGCCAACCAAGCACCTCTCTGACAATATCTGTGCTGTGTGCGGTCAGCCCATCCTTGTAGATGTCAGTGAGGAGGGGATAATTGAGAACACATACAGATTGTCCTGCAACCATGT GTTCCACGAGTTCTGCATAAGAGGATGGTGTATCGTCGGAAAGAAGCAGATGTGCCCGTACTGCAAGGAGAAGGTGGATCTGAAGAGGATGTTCAGTAACCC CTGGGAGAGGCCACATGTCATGTATGGACAGCTTTTAGACTGGCTTCGGTACTTGGTGGCCTGGCAGCCGGTTATTATTGGATTTGTTCAAGGCATCAACTACATCCTGGGCCTGGAGTGA
- the LOC144527771 gene encoding interleukin-1 receptor accessory protein-like yields the protein MKLSLAFKALGSLCLLLADGFPVSENLPPKIIGPERVKIKAHPGEQLFLHCEAFANCEETLIYWLVNNTFPEDLLSSGRIVESDESTLDEGAILQRSLLLKNVTSEDLKSSFTCVVTNAAGMTRKNIMLAATVRSNCNVGKNRKH from the exons ATGAAGCTGTCACTTGCTTTCAAAG CTTTGGGATCCCTGTGTCTGCTGCTTGCAGATGGATTTCcag TTTCTGAGAATTTACCTCCAAAGATCATCGGGCCAGAgcgtgtcaaaataaaagctcatccag GTGAGCAGCTGTTTCTTCACTGTGAAGCGTTTGCAAATTGTGAAGAGACCCTCATCTACTGGCTCGTCAACAACACTTTTCCTGAAGACCTGCTCAGCAGTGGCAGAATAGTAGAATCAGATGA ATCGACTTTAGATGAGGGTGCGATCCTACAGAGGAGTTTGCTGTTGAAGAATGTCACGTCAGAGGACCTCAAATCCTCCTTCACTTGTGTTGTGACAAACGCCGCTGGAATGACCCGAAAGAACATCATGTTAGCAGCAACAGTTAGAAGCAACTGTAACGTaggaaaaaatagaaaacactgA